A genomic region of Colletotrichum destructivum chromosome 1, complete sequence contains the following coding sequences:
- a CDS encoding Putative sterol reductase has product MANKSKRAVAEKPHGYEFGGPIGAFFISFGLPILVYLFTFACNDVSGCPAPSLLSPSTLKLDQLKREVGWPEEGVWGLGSIEVTGAVLGYYLFNAILYRILPGAEVDGVELSSGGRLKYRCNSFASSMFILVVCLAGTIAQGAEFPLWTFITDNYIQVVTANILIAYALAVFVYVRSFGVKPGNKEFRELAAGGHSGNLIYDFYIGRELNPRVTLPILGEIDIKEWMEIRPGLLGWALMNFAWMAKQYRTYGFVTNSIVFTSAVQLAYVIDCWWNEPAILTTIDITTDGFGFMLSFGDLVWVPFVYSLQARYLAVYPTSVSPLGMAGIVGAIGVGFSIFRLSNSQKNAFRSNPDDPSVSHLRYIETKAGTRLLISGWWGVARHINYLGDWLQAWPYCLPTGMAGYTIVSAGTGFAEAGIEGAFKMADGREVIQGAARGWAIPITYFYIVYFAVLLVHRDRRDDEKCSRKYGEDWEKYKNIVRWRILPGIY; this is encoded by the exons ATGGCGAACAAGTCGAAAAGAGCCGTTGCTGAAAAGCCGCATGGCTACGAGTTCGGAGGACC CATCGGCGCCTTTTTCATCTCCTTCGGACTCCCAATTCTCGTCTATCTATTCACTTTCGCCTGCAATGATGTGTCTGGGTGCCCTGCGCCTTCCCTGTTGAGTCCCTCGACCCTGAAGCTCGACCAGCTTAAGCGCGAAGTCGGATGGCCCGAGGAAGGCGTTTGGGGTCTCGGAAGCATCGAGGTAACGGGCGCCGTCTTGGGATACTACCTATTCAATGCGATCCTTTACCGCATCCTCCCAGGCGCCGAAgttgacggcgttgagcTTTCCTCGGGTGGTCGTCTCAAATACCGTTGCAACT CCTTTGCTTCCAGCATGTTCATCCTGGTTGTTTGCCTCGCTGGCACTATCGCCCAGGGCGCCGAGTTCCCTCTCTGGACCTTCATCACCGACAACTACATCCAGGTTGTCACCGCCAATATCCTCATCGCGtacgccctcgccgtctttgTGTACGTCCGGAGCTTCGGCGTCAAGCCAGGCAACAAGGAGTTCCGCGAACTCGCAGCCGGTGGACACTCGGGCAACTTGATTTACGACTTCTACATCGGACGGGAGCTGAACCCTCGCGTCACTCTTCCGATCCTCGGCGAGATCGACATCAAGGAGTGGATGGAGATCCGACCTGGCCTGCTGGGCTGGGCGCTGATGAACTTTGCCTGGATGGCCAAGCAGTACCGCACCTACGGCTTCGTCACCAACAGCATCGTCTTCACCTCGGCAGTGCAGCTTGCGTATGTGATTGACTGCTGGTGGAACGAGCCGGCAATCCTGACCACCATCGACATCACGACggacggcttcggcttcaTGCTGTCCTTTGGTGACCTCGTCTGGGTCCCGTTCGTGTACTCGTTGCAGGCTCGCTACCTGGCCGTGTATCCCACCTCGGTCAGTCCCTTGGGCATGGCCGGCATCGTTGGGGCCATCGGTGTTGGGTTTTCCATCTTTCGCCTATCCAACAGCCAGAAGAACGCCTTTCGCAGCAACCCGGACGACCCCAGCGTGTCTCATCTCAGATACATCGAAACCAAGGCGGGCACTCGCCTCCTCATCTCGGGCTGGTGGGGAGTCGCGCGGCACATCAACTACCTCGGTGACTGGCTGCAGGCCTGGCCATACTGCCTGCCTACGGGCATGGCTGGATACACCATCGTCTCTGCCGGCACGGGGTTCGCTGAGGCCGGGATTGAGGGAGCTTTCAAGATGGCTGACGGCCGTGAGGTCATCCAGGGTGCCGCGCGTGGATGGGCAATTCCCATCACGTACTTTTACATCGTCTACTTTGCCGTCTTGCTGGTTCACCGGGACCgtcgcgacgacgagaagtGCTCGCGCAAATACGGCGAGGATTGGGAGAAGTACAAGAATATTGTTCGGTGGAGAATTCTGCCTGGTATTTACTGA
- a CDS encoding Putative mannose-6-phosphate receptor binding domain superfamily, MRH domain-containing protein, producing the protein MHLPHSSTLLLLLAATIARAADTSTPSTTTSPPACTAASKSGTGAFYDLRPDIAVKTEEGKSSKGSVTTDYHARGWDYGRNFTLNICAPVLEALDDVEGLTKSEAKNVSAYYTYKGETYSIGSSSMDIQSRGRILVLQYKNGSPCDKSKSKSKRSKAHDGASYNKYSDDDETTASSSFGKSEKKVSAEKDDSDSTPRRKSATISFHCDTEQVGGAAHISFVGSDPDDCAYFFEARSQHACPRAEPHQPGSVGPGSVFAIIFVIAVLVYFGGGVFYQRTVAHARGWRQLPNYSLWAGIWSFVSDIFVIATSSCAQLLPGRRGYSHLSGSPSRRNREDENRLIDQLDEEWDD; encoded by the exons ATGCACCTCCCGCATTCCTCGACTTTACTTCTGCTTCTAGCAGCTACAATAGCTCGCGCCGCCGACACTTCAACGCCTTCTACGACTACAAGCCCCCCGGCATGTACTGCAGCATCTAAGAGCGGCACTGGGGCTTTCTATGACTTGAGGCCGGACATCGCCGTCAAGACCGAGGAGGGCAAGTCGTCCAAGGGAAGCGTCACCACAGACTACCACGCTAGAGGTTGGGATTATGGCCGCAACTTCACTCTCAACATCTGCGCTCCTGTCCTTGAAGCGCTTGATGACGTGGAAGGGTTGACAAAGAGCGAGGCCAAGAACGTCAGCGCTTACTACACATACAAGGGGGAGACTTACTCGATAGG CTCATCGTCTATGGACATTCAGAGTCGAGGGCGTATACTAGTTCTCCAGTACAAGAACGGCTCGCCCTGCgacaagtccaagtccaagtccaagcGATCCAAGGCCCACGACGGCGCATCTTATAACAAGTattccgacgacgacgaaacgACGGCTTCTAGCTCCTTCGGCaagagcgagaagaaggttTCGGCTGAAAAGGACGACTCAGATTCGACCCCCCGTCGCAAATCAGCCACTATCTCGTTCCACTGCGATACCGAGCAGGTCGGCGGAGCCGCCCACATCTCTTTCGTCGGCTCCGACCCGGATGATTGCGCCTACTTCTTCGAGGCTCGTTCGCAGCACGCTTGCCCGCGTGCGGAGCCCCATCAACCGGGCAGCGTCGGTCCCGGCAGCGTCTTCgccatcatcttcgtcattgccgtcctcgtctaCTTTGGCGGTGGCGTCTTCTACCAAAGAACTGTTGCGCATGCACGCGGCTGGAGACAGCTTCCCAACTACAGTCTATGGGCCGGCATTTGGAGCTTTGTCAGT gacatcttcgtcatcgcAACGTCTTCATGTGCCCAACTTCTGCCCGGGAGGCGGGGATACAGTCATCTGTCTGGGTCACCGAGCAGACGCAACCGCGAGGACGAGAATCGGTTGATAGATCAGTTGGACGAGGAATGGGACGACTAG